A window of the Odocoileus virginianus isolate 20LAN1187 ecotype Illinois chromosome 20, Ovbor_1.2, whole genome shotgun sequence genome harbors these coding sequences:
- the IGFLR1 gene encoding IGF-like family receptor 1, whose amino-acid sequence MGPLRLLPTVVLLLAQAAPWEASQHCGRLEYWNPDNRCCGSCLQRFGPPPCPDLEFSENCGLDDAGNHVMHPFKECPPGQCNRNSAELCSLCGSGATAPIPSGSRGGTGRPCQEKPVPNKEPCPLTPGKPSVLSSQEPSSPAVPSVLWTSEHKAPQQALPSLSFALFLVLVLIVISVIILLTLQRHHRRLNQGKAVQHPYPSLVCTDLDTHTRFLQSSSPASLETSEARDSWKEVSLPPLLGREMPSLETQPLSRLLDELEVLEELILLLDPEPGPGGRMACGTTRHLAARYGLPAAWSTFAYSLRPSRSPLRALIEMVVAREPSASLGQFGTHLAQIGRADALQVLSKLG is encoded by the exons ATGGGGCCCCTACGCCTCCTCCCGACTGTTGTGCTGCTCCTGGCCCAGGCGGCGCCTTGGGAGGCCTCTCAGCACTGCGGCCGCCTCGAGTACTGGAACCCTGACAACCGGTGCTGTGGCAGCTGCCTGCAGCGCTTCGGGCCGCCCCCCTGCCCGG ACCTAGAGTTTTCGGAAAACTGCGGGCTGGATGATGCTGGCAATCACGTAATGCACCCCTTCAAAGAGTGTCCTCCTGGACAGTGCAATCGCAACAGCGCGGAGCTATGTAGCCTTTGTGGCAGCGGAGCAACGGCACCCATTCCCTCGGGAAGCCGCGGCGGAACAGGGCGGCCCTGCCAAGAG AAGCCTGTCCCTAACAAGGAGCCCTGCCCACTGACACCTGGAAAACCGAGCGTCCTTAGTTCCCAGGAGCCCAGCTCACCAGCGGTTCCCAGTGTTTTGTGGACTTCTGAGCACAAAGCCCCTCAGCAAGCCTTGCCGAGTTTGAGTTTTGCCCTGTTCCTTGTGCTGGTTCTGATCGTGATCTCAGTCATAATCCTGCTTACCCTGCAAAGGCATCACCGTCGCCTCAACCAAGGGAAAGCAGTCCAACACCCGTATCCTAGCTTGGTTTGCACCGACCTTGACACCCACACCCGCTTCTTGCAGtcctcctctccagcctccctggAGACTTCAGAGGCAAGGGACTCATGGAAGGAAGTCTCTCTGCCTCCACTCTTAGGCAGGG AGATGCCAAGCCTGGAGACACAGCCCCTGTCTCGCCTCCTGGATGAGCTGGAGGTGCTGGAGGAGCTGATCCTGCTGCTGGATCCTGAGCCTGGGCCAGGGGGGAGGATGGCCTGTGGCACCACTCGACACCTGGCTGCAAGATACGGACTGCCTGCTGCCTGGTCCACTTTCGCCTACTCATTGCGGCCCAGTCGCTCGCCTCTGAGGGCTCTGATCGAGATGGTGGTGGCGAGGGAGCCCTCTGCCTCTCTGGGCCAGTTTGGCACACACCTGGCCCAGATAGGGAGGGCAGATGCACTGCAGGTGCTGTCCAAACTTGGCTGA